The following coding sequences are from one Mustela lutreola isolate mMusLut2 chromosome 5, mMusLut2.pri, whole genome shotgun sequence window:
- the LOC131832009 gene encoding LOW QUALITY PROTEIN: heterogeneous nuclear ribonucleoprotein K-like (The sequence of the model RefSeq protein was modified relative to this genomic sequence to represent the inferred CDS: inserted 2 bases in 2 codons; substituted 1 base at 1 genomic stop codon): protein METEQPEETFPNTETNGEFGKRPAEDMEEEQAFKRSRNTDEMVELHILLQSKNAGAVIGKGGKNIKALRIDYNASVSVPDSSGPERILRISADIETIGEILKKIIPTLEEGLQLPSPTATSQLPLESDAVECLNYQHCKGSDFDCELRLLIHQSLAGGIIGVKGAKIKELRENTQTTIKLFQECCPHSTDRVVLIGGKPDRVVECIKIILDLISESPIKGRAQPYDPNFYDETYDYGGFTMMFDDRRGRPVXFPMRGRGGFDRMPPGRGGRPMPPSRRDYXPPPPPPGRGGRGGSRARNLPLPPPSPPRGGDLMAYDRRGRPGDRYDGXGFSADETWDSAIDTWSPSEWQMAYEPQGGSGYDYSYAGGRDSYGDLGGPIITTQVTIPKDLAGSIIGKGGQRIKQIRHESGASIKIDEPLEGSEDRIITITGTQDQIQNAQYLLQNSVKQYSGKFF, encoded by the exons atggAAACTGAACAGCCAGAGGAAACCTTCCCCAACACCGAAACCAATGGTGAATTTGGTAAACGCCCTGCAGAAGATATGGAAGAGGAACAAGCTTTTAAAAGATCTAGAAACACTGATGAGATGGTTGAATTGCACATTTTGCTTCAGAGCAAGAATGCTGGGGCAGTGATtggaaaaggaggcaagaatattaAGGCTCTCCGTATAGACTACAATGCCAGTGTTTCAGTCCCAGACAGCAGTGGCCCCGAGCGCATATTGAGGATCAGTGCTGATATTGAAACAATTGGAGAAATTCTGAAGAAAATCATCCCTACCTTGGAAGAGGGCCTGCAGTTGCCATCACCCACTGCAACCAGCCAGCTCCCGCTCGAATCTGATGCTGTGGAATGCTTAAATTACCAACACTGTAAAGGAAGTGACTTTGACTGCGAGTTGAGACTGCTGATTCATCAGAGTCTGGCAGGAGGAATTATTGGGGTCAAAGGTGCTAAAATCAAAGAACTTCGagagaacacacagacaacaATCAAGCTTTTCCAGGAATGCTGTCCTCATTCCACTGACAGAGTCGTGCTTATTGGAGGAAAACCTGATAGGGTTGTAGAGTGCATCAAGATCATCCTTGATCTTATATCAGAGTCTCCCATCAAAGGACGTGCACAGCCTTATGATCCCAATTTTTACGATGAAACCTACGATTATGGTGGTTTTACAATGATGTTTGATGACCGCCGTGGGCGCCCTGTTTGATTTCCCATGCGGGGAAGAGGTGGTTTTGACAGAATGCCTCCTGGCCGGGGTGGGCGTCCTATGCCTCCATCTAGAAGAGATT GacctccaccacctcctcctgGACGAGGTGGCCGGGGTGGTAGCAGAGCTCGgaatcttcctcttcctccaccatCACCACCTAGAGGAGGAGATCTAATGGCCTATGACAGAAGAGGAAGACCCGGAGACCGCTACGACG TTGGTTTCAGTGCGGATGAAACTTGGGACTCTGCAATAGATACATGGAGCCCATCAGAATGGCAGATGGCTTATGAACCACAGGGTGGCTCTGGATATGATTATTCCTATGCAGGGGGTCGTGACTCATATGGTGATCTTGGTGGACCTATTATTACTACACAAGTAACTATTCCCAAAGATTTGGCTGGATCTATTATTGGCAAAGGTGGTCAGCGGATTAAACAAATCCGTCATGAGTCAGGAGCTTCGATCAAAATTGATGAACCTCTAGAAGGGTCTGAAGATCGGATCATTACCATTACAGGAACACAGGACCAGATACAGAATGCACAGTATTTGCTGCAGAACAGTGTGAAGCAGTATTCTGGAAAGTTTTTCTAA